The following coding sequences are from one Methanohalophilus halophilus window:
- a CDS encoding DUF7847 domain-containing protein, producing MENINTVLRKGFQTWTHNLNICIPFFLNIFAGIFAMFVIFMVAVIIFVMPAMQEITTDPTNINPEMAFEVLTAAFYENMGLFILLFIVAFVVSTLISSYFYGGAIGMAKKALKDGSTSINEMFKSGKKNLINLFLTRFIVMLIILAGIIFVVPGILAIGDLSILMQNPEEALSGTLILVFGIFVWIFYAIVVKLVFTFAEYALVVGGLEPLEALEEGFSFFMNNKLDTVILWLILIGLSILTGVAGEVLSSIEILSTFWSFADFVLSFAVIQPLTVLWWTRMYLGGKNTQFYDIDDYLKFQR from the coding sequence ATGGAAAATATAAATACGGTTCTGAGAAAAGGCTTTCAGACCTGGACACACAATCTCAATATTTGCATCCCATTCTTTTTGAACATATTTGCAGGCATATTTGCAATGTTTGTTATATTCATGGTTGCGGTCATTATATTTGTTATGCCTGCAATGCAGGAAATTACAACAGATCCCACAAATATCAATCCTGAAATGGCATTTGAAGTCCTCACAGCCGCCTTTTATGAAAATATGGGATTGTTCATACTCCTGTTTATCGTAGCATTCGTAGTATCCACCCTGATAAGTTCCTATTTTTACGGCGGAGCCATAGGAATGGCAAAAAAAGCTCTTAAAGACGGGTCCACCAGCATCAATGAAATGTTTAAATCAGGAAAAAAGAACCTTATCAACCTCTTCCTTACCAGATTCATAGTAATGCTGATTATCCTCGCAGGAATAATCTTCGTAGTCCCCGGAATACTGGCAATCGGGGATCTGAGCATATTGATGCAAAATCCTGAAGAAGCACTATCTGGAACATTGATCCTTGTTTTTGGAATATTTGTCTGGATATTCTATGCTATCGTGGTAAAGCTGGTTTTTACTTTTGCAGAATATGCACTGGTTGTCGGTGGACTGGAGCCCCTGGAAGCCCTGGAAGAAGGGTTCTCATTTTTCATGAACAATAAACTTGATACAGTCATCCTCTGGTTGATTCTGATTGGCCTGTCAATACTCACAGGAGTAGCAGGAGAAGTCCTGAGTTCCATTGAAATACTCAGCACATTCTGGTCCTTTGCCGATTTTGTTCTGTCCTTTGCAGTAATCCAGCCCCTGACAGTATTGTGGTGGACAAGAATGTATTTAGGCGGCAAAAACACACAGTTTTATGATATTGATGACTACCTGAAATTTCAGCGTTGA